From Streptomyces durmitorensis, a single genomic window includes:
- a CDS encoding L,D-transpeptidase, protein MNGRPISGTSVGARGRARRRGTKGLFAVASGVTLLLVTACGGGGGSDAGGDGKGKAADKNAPSTAVVNIAPKDGADSVATSGALKIAADKGKLSEVKVEDSKGNPVPGKITSGGASWAPAHHLAASTKYKVHAIAKDSEGRESAKDTSFTTLTPKNTFIGQFTPEDGSKVGVGMPFSVHFSRGITDPEAVEKAIEVKTEPAVDVEPHWFGNDRIDFRPEKYWKAGTKVTVNLNLDGVEGRPGVYGEQAKTLKFEIGRSQVSTVDAKKHQMKVVRDGKQIKKIPITAGAPGTTTYNGQMVISEKLKVTRMNGETVGFGGEYDIKDVPNAMRLSTSGTFIHGNYWSGGAFGNTNASHGCIGLSDVRGGYSKKTPAGWFFENSLVGDLVVVKNSADKTIQPENGYNGWNMSWEKWKA, encoded by the coding sequence TTGAACGGGCGACCGATATCGGGGACGTCGGTTGGTGCGCGGGGGCGCGCACGGCGACGGGGCACCAAGGGCCTCTTTGCGGTGGCATCGGGTGTGACGCTGCTGTTGGTCACGGCATGCGGCGGGGGAGGCGGCTCGGACGCGGGCGGCGACGGAAAGGGCAAGGCGGCCGACAAGAACGCGCCGTCGACCGCGGTGGTGAACATAGCGCCGAAGGACGGCGCCGACTCGGTGGCCACGAGCGGCGCACTGAAGATAGCCGCCGACAAGGGCAAGCTGTCCGAGGTCAAGGTCGAGGACAGCAAGGGCAATCCCGTCCCGGGCAAGATCACCTCGGGCGGAGCCTCGTGGGCGCCGGCGCATCACCTCGCCGCCTCCACGAAGTACAAGGTCCACGCGATAGCCAAGGACTCCGAGGGACGTGAGTCCGCCAAGGACACGTCGTTCACGACGCTGACGCCGAAGAACACCTTCATAGGCCAGTTCACGCCGGAGGACGGCTCCAAGGTCGGCGTAGGAATGCCGTTCTCGGTCCACTTCTCGCGCGGCATCACCGACCCGGAGGCCGTCGAGAAGGCCATCGAGGTCAAGACCGAGCCTGCCGTGGACGTCGAGCCGCACTGGTTCGGCAACGACCGCATCGACTTCCGCCCCGAGAAGTACTGGAAGGCGGGGACGAAGGTCACCGTCAACCTCAACCTCGACGGTGTCGAGGGCCGGCCGGGGGTCTACGGCGAGCAGGCCAAGACGCTGAAGTTCGAGATCGGCCGCAGCCAGGTCTCCACCGTCGACGCCAAGAAGCACCAGATGAAGGTCGTCCGGGACGGCAAGCAGATCAAGAAGATCCCGATCACCGCGGGTGCGCCGGGCACGACGACGTACAACGGCCAGATGGTCATCAGCGAGAAGCTGAAGGTCACCCGCATGAACGGCGAGACCGTCGGCTTCGGCGGCGAGTACGACATCAAGGACGTCCCGAACGCGATGCGCCTGTCCACCTCGGGCACGTTCATCCACGGCAACTACTGGTCGGGCGGCGCCTTCGGCAACACGAACGCCAGCCACGGCTGCATAGGCCTGAGCGACGTGCGCGGCGGCTACAGCAAGAAGACGCCCGCCGGATGGTTCTTCGAGAACTCCCTCGTCGGGGACCTCGTGGTCGTGAAGAACTCGGCGGACAAGACGATCCAGCCCGAGAACGGCTACAACGGCTGGAACATGTCCTGGGAGAAGTGGAAGGCCTGA
- a CDS encoding ATP-binding protein — protein MPLAYAYPAPRNGWFRGAYSVGTAPEGVLCGHDGAMAGLEGIEQPRRHGSATAARWSPAVEDEHALKALELFGNPTDAEVPLPSRPESAAIARRLTQVVVLRHWGLSPKLTEDAVLLTSELVGNAVRHTGARVFGLRMMRRRGWIRIEVRDPSRGLPCLMPVQELDLSGRGLFLVDKLSDRWGVDLLPRGKTTWFEMRVADR, from the coding sequence CTGCCGCTGGCATATGCCTACCCAGCCCCCCGGAACGGATGGTTCCGGGGGGCTTATTCCGTCGGAACGGCCCCGGAAGGCGTTCTGTGCGGCCATGATGGAGCCATGGCGGGGCTGGAGGGTATCGAACAGCCGCGGCGACACGGGAGTGCGACCGCGGCGCGCTGGTCGCCGGCGGTTGAGGACGAACACGCGCTCAAGGCGCTCGAGTTGTTCGGCAATCCGACGGACGCGGAGGTTCCGCTGCCGTCGCGCCCGGAGTCCGCCGCCATCGCGCGCAGGCTCACCCAGGTCGTCGTGCTCCGGCACTGGGGGCTCTCCCCGAAGTTGACCGAGGACGCGGTGCTCCTCACCTCCGAACTCGTCGGCAACGCCGTGCGGCACACCGGCGCCCGCGTCTTCGGGCTCCGGATGATGCGGCGGCGCGGCTGGATCAGGATCGAGGTGCGCGACCCCTCGCGCGGACTGCCCTGCCTGATGCCCGTCCAGGAACTCGACCTGAGTGGCCGCGGCCTCTTCCTCGTCGACAAGCTCTCCGACCGGTGGGGCGTGGACCTGCTGCCGCGCGGCAAGACGACGTGGTTCGAGATGCGGGTCGCCGACCGCTGA
- a CDS encoding NADPH-dependent F420 reductase: MGNARPEYLSRSGGWLRYDTSEPTPEGSVMKIGIIGAGNIGGNLTRRLTALGHDVSVANSRGPQTLTALAEETGATPVTVEEAARGAQVVVVTIPLKAVPDLPSGFLDGAAENVAVIDTGNYYPQQRDGKIAEIEDGLTESRWTERQIGHPVIKAFNGTYAQDILDKPQPVGTPGRVALPVSGDDEAAKKVVRDLIDEIGFDTVDTGGQDESWRQQPGTPVYGLAADTEAVAKALTEASSERTAEWRA, translated from the coding sequence ATCGGAAACGCCCGGCCGGAATACCTCAGCCGTTCCGGAGGTTGGCTCCGCTACGACACCAGCGAACCAACCCCGGAAGGGTCAGTCATGAAGATCGGCATCATCGGCGCGGGCAACATCGGCGGCAACCTGACGCGCCGCCTCACGGCCCTCGGCCACGACGTCTCCGTCGCGAACTCCCGTGGCCCGCAGACCCTCACCGCCCTCGCCGAGGAGACCGGAGCGACGCCGGTGACGGTCGAGGAGGCCGCACGCGGTGCCCAGGTCGTCGTCGTGACGATCCCCCTGAAGGCCGTGCCGGACCTGCCGTCCGGTTTCCTCGACGGCGCGGCCGAGAACGTCGCCGTCATCGACACCGGCAACTACTACCCGCAGCAGCGTGACGGCAAGATCGCCGAGATCGAGGACGGCCTGACCGAGAGCCGCTGGACCGAGCGCCAGATCGGCCACCCGGTCATCAAGGCCTTCAACGGCACGTACGCCCAGGACATCCTCGACAAGCCGCAGCCGGTCGGCACCCCCGGCCGCGTCGCCCTCCCGGTGTCCGGCGACGACGAGGCCGCCAAGAAGGTCGTACGCGACCTCATCGACGAGATCGGCTTCGACACCGTCGACACGGGCGGCCAGGACGAGTCGTGGCGCCAGCAGCCGGGCACCCCGGTCTACGGCCTGGCCGCGGACACCGAAGCAGTCGCCAAGGCGCTGACCGAGGCATCCTCGGAGCGCACGGCGGAGTGGCGCGCCTGA
- a CDS encoding polysaccharide deacetylase family protein, with protein MIETDRRGALRAGAALAVAGALTAGCSASGSAPTAHQAAPAARHPAAKSPRAAPAPRRFPGLPDQIAHSPRDRPQVALTFHGQGDPATARSLLTIAEKADARITVLAVGSWLDEHPELARRILDGGHDLGNHTHHHLTINEMTEAEATAEITGCADRLRRLTGSIGTWFRPSRAETATPLVARLARRAGYPHVLSYDVDSLDFTSPGAQAVTRKVASEVRAGSVVSLHFGYADTVAALPAVLEALDRRGLRAVTTTELLT; from the coding sequence GTGATCGAGACTGACCGCCGCGGAGCCCTGCGCGCGGGCGCCGCACTGGCCGTCGCCGGCGCGCTCACCGCAGGCTGCTCCGCCTCCGGATCCGCCCCCACGGCACACCAGGCCGCACCCGCCGCCCGGCACCCCGCCGCAAAATCCCCCCGCGCCGCCCCCGCACCCCGCCGCTTCCCCGGCCTGCCCGACCAGATCGCGCACAGCCCCCGCGACCGCCCCCAGGTCGCCCTCACCTTCCACGGCCAGGGCGACCCCGCCACCGCGCGATCCCTGCTCACCATCGCCGAGAAGGCGGACGCCAGGATCACCGTCCTCGCCGTCGGCAGCTGGCTCGACGAACACCCCGAACTCGCCCGCCGCATCCTCGACGGCGGCCACGACCTCGGCAACCACACCCACCACCACCTCACGATCAACGAGATGACCGAGGCCGAAGCCACCGCCGAGATCACCGGCTGCGCCGACCGACTGCGCCGCCTCACCGGCTCCATCGGCACCTGGTTCCGCCCCTCGCGCGCCGAGACCGCGACCCCCCTCGTCGCCCGCCTCGCCCGCCGCGCGGGCTACCCGCACGTGCTCTCGTACGACGTCGACTCCCTCGACTTCACCTCGCCGGGCGCCCAGGCCGTCACCCGCAAGGTCGCCTCGGAGGTGCGCGCGGGCTCCGTGGTGAGCCTGCACTTCGGGTACGCCGACACGGTCGCCGCACTGCCCGCCGTCCTGGAAGCCCTCGACCGCCGCGGCCTGCGCGCGGTGACCACCACGGAGTTGCTGACCTGA
- a CDS encoding AraC family transcriptional regulator, producing MDVLSDVIAAMRTGRPHSSIRDAYAPWGVHFDTHEGAGFHVVLQGSAWLIPDREGAEPVQLGPGDVVFLAHGYGHALASDPGAPLERFELEPDGSWPAPPERGSVTGEGPATVLLCGAYRLDRARAHPLLSELPEVVHLPARVGAHLSLRAAVELLGAELEEPQPGADIIVSALLDTMLLYILRAWWLRERHGSGHPTGWSAALADPVVAAALGAVHGDPAHPWTVEELGALAGLSRAPFARRFAATVGSPPLAYLTWWRMTTAGRLLREGDLPLRQVAERAGYTSEFAFSKAFKREFGVAPGQYRRLRPVGQPVSEVV from the coding sequence ATGGACGTACTCAGCGACGTGATCGCGGCGATGCGGACGGGGCGCCCGCACTCCAGCATCCGGGACGCGTACGCCCCTTGGGGTGTGCACTTCGATACGCACGAGGGTGCCGGGTTCCATGTGGTGCTGCAGGGCTCGGCCTGGCTGATCCCGGACCGGGAGGGTGCCGAACCCGTCCAACTCGGCCCCGGTGACGTGGTGTTCCTCGCGCACGGCTACGGCCACGCGCTGGCCAGCGATCCGGGTGCGCCGCTGGAGCGGTTCGAGCTGGAGCCCGACGGGTCCTGGCCCGCGCCGCCGGAGCGGGGTTCCGTCACGGGCGAGGGGCCCGCCACCGTGCTGCTCTGCGGGGCCTACCGGCTCGACCGGGCCCGCGCGCACCCGCTTCTGTCGGAGCTTCCCGAGGTGGTTCATCTGCCTGCGAGGGTCGGCGCGCACCTCTCGTTGCGGGCCGCCGTCGAACTGCTCGGTGCCGAGCTGGAGGAGCCGCAGCCGGGCGCCGACATCATCGTCTCGGCGCTGCTCGACACGATGCTGCTCTACATCTTGCGGGCGTGGTGGCTCCGGGAGCGGCACGGCTCCGGGCACCCGACCGGCTGGTCCGCCGCGCTCGCCGACCCGGTGGTGGCGGCCGCGCTGGGGGCTGTCCACGGCGATCCGGCGCATCCCTGGACGGTGGAGGAACTCGGTGCGCTCGCGGGTCTGTCGCGGGCCCCGTTCGCGCGCCGGTTCGCGGCGACCGTGGGGTCGCCCCCGCTGGCGTATCTGACGTGGTGGCGGATGACGACGGCCGGGCGGCTGCTGCGCGAGGGTGATCTGCCGCTGCGGCAGGTCGCCGAGCGGGCGGGCTACACATCGGAGTTCGCGTTCTCCAAGGCGTTCAAGCGGGAGTTCGGGGTGGCGCCGGGGCAGTACCGGAGGCTGCGGCCCGTGGGGCAGCCGGTCAGTGAAGTGGTGTGA
- a CDS encoding YncE family protein produces the protein MTLHLNLTKRTGAVIAAGAVVAAALAGCGTDARENEALSTQGIQKPAKPKIAPGLPGMPPVLDAKDVYAADRPNKLSPVVKDFPSRIYVPNTNSNTVSVIDPKTYEVVDTIDVGVQPQHVVPSWDMKTLWVNNNRGHTLTPIDPRTGKAGKPVDVHDPYNLYFTPNGKYAIVMASMDRELVFRDPHTMKKVKTEPVSCYGVNHADFSADGRYFIVSCEFSGELLKVDTEKMKVIDQQKLPFEGAMPQDVKISPDGKTFYVADMMADGMWVLNGEKFGKPKLLPTGKGTHGLYVSRDSREMYVSNRGEGTVSVFDFPKNKLTKKWKLPQGGSPDMGGVSADGNTLWLSGRYDSEVYAIDTRTGVQTARIPVGGGPHGLAVYPQPGRYSLGHTGIFR, from the coding sequence ATGACCCTGCACCTGAACCTCACCAAGCGCACCGGAGCGGTCATCGCCGCCGGGGCCGTCGTCGCCGCCGCACTCGCCGGCTGCGGCACCGACGCACGCGAGAACGAAGCCCTCAGCACCCAGGGCATCCAGAAACCCGCCAAACCCAAGATCGCACCGGGCCTCCCGGGCATGCCGCCCGTCCTGGACGCGAAGGACGTCTACGCGGCGGACCGCCCCAACAAACTCTCCCCGGTGGTCAAGGACTTCCCCTCCCGGATCTACGTCCCCAACACCAACTCCAACACCGTCTCGGTCATCGACCCCAAGACGTACGAAGTCGTCGACACGATCGACGTCGGCGTCCAGCCCCAGCACGTCGTGCCCTCCTGGGACATGAAGACGCTCTGGGTCAACAACAACCGCGGCCACACGCTCACCCCCATCGACCCCAGGACCGGCAAGGCGGGCAAGCCGGTCGACGTCCACGACCCGTACAACCTCTACTTCACGCCCAACGGCAAGTACGCCATCGTGATGGCCTCGATGGACCGCGAGCTGGTCTTCCGCGACCCGCACACCATGAAGAAGGTCAAGACCGAACCGGTCAGCTGCTACGGCGTCAACCACGCCGACTTCTCGGCAGACGGGCGGTACTTCATCGTCTCCTGCGAGTTCTCCGGCGAACTCCTCAAGGTCGACACGGAGAAGATGAAGGTCATCGACCAGCAGAAGCTGCCCTTCGAGGGCGCCATGCCGCAGGACGTGAAGATCTCGCCCGACGGCAAGACGTTCTACGTGGCCGACATGATGGCCGACGGCATGTGGGTCCTGAACGGCGAGAAGTTCGGGAAGCCGAAGCTGCTGCCCACCGGCAAGGGCACCCACGGCCTGTACGTCAGCCGGGACTCACGCGAGATGTACGTGTCCAACCGAGGCGAGGGCACCGTCTCCGTCTTCGACTTCCCCAAGAACAAGCTCACCAAGAAGTGGAAGCTCCCCCAGGGCGGCAGCCCCGACATGGGCGGCGTCTCGGCGGACGGCAACACCCTCTGGCTGTCGGGGCGTTACGACTCCGAGGTGTACGCCATCGACACCCGCACCGGAGTCCAGACGGCCCGCATCCCCGTCGGCGGCGGCCCGCACGGCCTCGCGGTGTACCCGCAGCCCGGCCGCTACTCGCTCGGCCACACGGGGATCTTCCGCTGA
- a CDS encoding enoyl-CoA hydratase/isomerase family protein: protein MTSVHLEVAEGVGTIRLDRPPMNALDIALQDRLKELAEEATRRDDVRAVIIYGGEKVFAAGADIKEMQAMDHAAMVARSRALQDSFTAVARIPKPVVAAVTGYALGGGCELALCADFRIAADNAKLGQPEILLGLIPGAGGTQRLARLVGPSKAKDLIFTGRMVKADEALTIGLVDRVVPAAEVYEQAKQWAARLAQGPALALRAAKESVDAGLETDIDTGLAIERTWFAGLFATEDRERGMRSFVEEGPGKAKFL, encoded by the coding sequence ATGACATCTGTGCATCTCGAAGTCGCCGAAGGCGTCGGCACGATCCGCCTCGACCGCCCCCCGATGAACGCGCTCGACATCGCCCTCCAGGACCGGCTCAAGGAGCTGGCCGAGGAGGCGACCCGGCGCGACGACGTACGCGCCGTGATCATCTACGGCGGCGAGAAGGTGTTCGCGGCGGGCGCGGACATCAAGGAGATGCAGGCCATGGACCACGCGGCGATGGTCGCGCGGTCCAGGGCGCTGCAGGACTCCTTCACCGCCGTCGCCCGCATCCCCAAGCCCGTCGTCGCCGCCGTCACCGGCTACGCCCTCGGCGGCGGCTGCGAGCTGGCCCTCTGCGCCGACTTCCGCATTGCCGCCGACAACGCCAAGCTCGGCCAGCCGGAGATCCTGCTCGGCCTGATCCCCGGCGCGGGCGGCACCCAGCGCCTGGCCCGTCTGGTCGGCCCGTCCAAGGCCAAGGACCTCATCTTCACCGGCCGCATGGTCAAGGCCGACGAGGCGCTCACCATCGGCCTGGTGGACCGGGTCGTGCCCGCCGCCGAGGTGTACGAGCAGGCGAAGCAGTGGGCCGCGCGGCTCGCGCAGGGGCCCGCGCTGGCGCTGCGCGCCGCCAAGGAGTCCGTGGACGCGGGCCTGGAGACGGACATCGACACCGGGCTCGCGATCGAGCGCACCTGGTTCGCGGGTCTGTTCGCCACCGAGGACCGCGAGCGGGGCATGCGCAGCTTCGTCGAGGAGGGTCCGGGCAAGGCGAAGTTCCTCTGA
- a CDS encoding zinc-dependent alcohol dehydrogenase family protein yields MTTNGVSTTTTRTVFFDEIGDSGVLQIREVDLPAPGPGELLIRVEALGLNRAEVLFRSGGYYYPPTLPGSRLGYEAAGTVEQIGEGVTEFAVGDTVFTGPGIEMSAQGVYAERVVLPESAVVPRPAEVDAVTGAAAWLTYTTAYGGMIETGGLRPGDHVLITGASSGVGTAAIQVARRIGAVPVATTRTEAKKQRLLDLGAAHVVVTDDEDVVKETKRYTGGRGVELVFDAIGGPGYRTLAETLVPEGGTIVSYGWLDPRPAELPWIAGLRIHVYANLQLTTTPGGRRRSTAFLNQGLRDGAFRPPIAEVFEGLDRIRDAHRLMESNTHTGKIVVKL; encoded by the coding sequence ATGACAACGAACGGCGTATCGACAACCACCACTCGCACCGTGTTCTTCGACGAGATCGGCGACTCCGGGGTCCTCCAGATCCGCGAGGTGGACCTGCCCGCCCCCGGCCCGGGTGAACTCCTCATCCGCGTCGAGGCCCTGGGCCTCAACCGCGCCGAAGTCCTCTTCCGCTCCGGCGGCTACTACTACCCGCCCACCCTGCCCGGCTCACGGCTCGGCTACGAAGCCGCGGGCACCGTCGAGCAGATCGGCGAGGGAGTCACCGAATTCGCCGTGGGCGACACGGTGTTCACCGGCCCCGGCATCGAGATGAGCGCACAGGGCGTGTACGCCGAGCGCGTCGTCCTGCCCGAGTCGGCCGTCGTGCCACGCCCCGCCGAGGTGGACGCGGTCACCGGCGCCGCGGCCTGGCTCACCTACACCACGGCATACGGCGGCATGATCGAGACGGGTGGCCTGCGGCCCGGCGACCACGTCCTGATCACCGGCGCGTCCAGCGGGGTGGGTACGGCAGCCATCCAGGTGGCCCGGCGCATCGGCGCCGTCCCCGTCGCCACGACGCGCACCGAGGCGAAGAAGCAGCGGCTCCTCGATCTGGGCGCGGCGCACGTCGTGGTCACCGACGACGAGGATGTCGTGAAGGAGACCAAGAGGTACACCGGCGGACGCGGCGTCGAGCTCGTCTTCGACGCGATCGGCGGCCCCGGCTACCGCACCCTGGCCGAGACACTCGTACCGGAGGGCGGCACCATCGTCTCCTACGGCTGGCTCGACCCACGCCCCGCCGAGCTCCCCTGGATCGCCGGGCTCAGGATCCACGTGTACGCCAACCTCCAGCTGACCACCACGCCGGGCGGCCGCCGCCGCTCCACGGCCTTCCTCAACCAGGGCCTGCGGGACGGCGCCTTCCGGCCGCCGATCGCCGAGGTCTTCGAGGGCCTCGACCGCATCCGGGACGCGCACCGCCTGATGGAGTCCAATACACACACCGGCAAGATCGTGGTGAAACTCTGA
- a CDS encoding L,D-transpeptidase produces the protein MGKPRSPADAIRVTPDDGSKGVKGDEPLQVEVPDGRLESVKVVRVQDAQEAPVPGRIDEDGMTWKPEDEGDLALAAKYTVDAVALDGHGRRSARHTTFTTQVPDERFIGYVSPENRSTVGTGMIVSLEFNQEIENREAVQRAISVTADPEVDVRPHWFGKTRVDFRPEKYWKPGTKVTVGLRLRDVEAAPGVYGLQDKSFSFTVGRSQTSLVDAAEHTMEVRRDGEVLSTIPITAGAPKTTTYNGKMVVTEMLEVTRMNSRTVGFGGEYNIPDVPHAMRLTTSGTFLHGNYWSPNAPGNTNVSHGCVGLRDVKGGSSRTPAGWFFDRTLIGDVVEVVNSDDKKVAPDNGLGGWNMEWKDWTAPPGSKPEAKPEGRN, from the coding sequence ATGGGCAAACCACGCTCGCCCGCCGACGCGATCCGCGTGACGCCCGACGACGGCAGCAAGGGGGTCAAGGGCGACGAACCGCTCCAGGTGGAGGTCCCCGACGGACGCCTCGAATCGGTGAAGGTCGTCCGGGTGCAGGACGCGCAGGAGGCTCCGGTGCCCGGCCGCATCGACGAGGACGGCATGACCTGGAAGCCCGAGGACGAGGGCGACCTGGCGCTGGCCGCGAAGTACACGGTGGACGCCGTCGCCCTCGACGGCCACGGCCGCCGCTCGGCCCGGCACACGACGTTCACGACCCAGGTCCCCGACGAGCGGTTCATCGGCTACGTGTCACCGGAGAACCGGTCCACCGTCGGCACCGGCATGATCGTCTCCCTGGAGTTCAACCAGGAGATCGAGAACCGCGAGGCCGTCCAGCGCGCCATCAGCGTCACCGCCGACCCGGAAGTCGACGTGCGGCCCCACTGGTTCGGCAAGACCCGCGTGGACTTCCGCCCCGAGAAGTACTGGAAGCCCGGCACCAAGGTCACCGTCGGCCTGCGCCTGCGCGACGTCGAGGCCGCCCCCGGCGTCTACGGCCTCCAGGACAAGAGCTTCTCGTTCACCGTCGGCCGCAGCCAGACCTCCCTGGTCGACGCCGCCGAACACACCATGGAAGTACGCCGAGACGGCGAGGTCCTCTCCACCATCCCGATCACCGCGGGCGCCCCCAAGACCACGACGTACAACGGGAAAATGGTGGTCACCGAGATGCTGGAGGTGACCCGGATGAACAGCCGCACCGTCGGCTTCGGCGGGGAGTACAACATCCCCGACGTCCCGCACGCGATGCGCCTGACGACGTCCGGCACCTTCCTGCACGGCAACTACTGGTCGCCGAACGCCCCCGGCAACACGAATGTCAGCCACGGCTGCGTGGGCCTGCGCGATGTGAAGGGCGGCAGCTCACGGACCCCGGCGGGGTGGTTCTTCGACCGCACTCTGATCGGCGATGTGGTGGAAGTTGTCAACAGCGATGACAAGAAAGTCGCTCCTGACAACGGGCTCGGTGGCTGGAACATGGAGTGGAAGGACTGGACGGCACCGCCCGGCTCCAAGCCGGAAGCCAAGCCCGAGGGCCGGAACTGA
- a CDS encoding glycoside hydrolase family 25 protein yields MLKGIDVSSYQSTFNTDGISFVIIKATEGRSYVNPRLTAQTKRARDGGCVVGFYHFLWPGNITAQAAYFVSKAPEKAGDLLAVDWEWTGEHTRASNAEKDRFIREVKRLRPNHRIVLYTNRDFWLNHDTTSYAGDGLWIADYVTAGKPRIQAKWRIHQYTSTPLDKNVADFASEDALRDWATP; encoded by the coding sequence GTGCTCAAAGGCATCGACGTCAGCTCGTACCAGTCCACGTTCAACACGGACGGCATATCTTTCGTCATCATCAAGGCGACAGAGGGCCGTTCGTACGTCAACCCAAGACTGACCGCACAGACGAAGCGGGCCAGGGACGGCGGCTGCGTGGTCGGCTTCTACCACTTCCTGTGGCCGGGGAACATCACGGCCCAGGCGGCGTACTTCGTGAGCAAGGCCCCCGAGAAGGCGGGGGACTTGCTGGCGGTGGACTGGGAATGGACGGGCGAGCACACGCGCGCGAGCAACGCGGAGAAGGACCGGTTCATCCGCGAGGTGAAGCGGCTGCGCCCGAACCACAGGATCGTGCTCTATACGAACCGCGATTTCTGGCTGAACCACGACACCACGTCCTACGCGGGCGACGGCCTCTGGATCGCCGACTACGTCACGGCGGGCAAGCCCCGCATCCAGGCGAAGTGGCGGATCCATCAGTACACGTCGACGCCGCTGGACAAGAACGTCGCGGACTTCGCGAGCGAGGACGCGCTGCGGGACTGGGCCACGCCCTAG